One genomic window of Nevskiales bacterium includes the following:
- a CDS encoding FAD-dependent oxidoreductase — protein KTVDEIMLHTPEWYARHGITLYAGDPAVNVDRARRVVISQSGREVAYDRLLLATGSKPFVIPVPGHTLPGVIAFRDIQDVDAMLEAARSHRKAVVIGGGLLGLEAANGLLRQGMDVTVVHLLDSLMERQLDKPAAALLKASLERRGLNFLMQAQTAEIVGGNVDAPGSNEGAPRVVAVRFRDGSQIPADLVVMAVGIKPNIELAQRIGLHCERGVVVDDTLQTYDPCIYAVGECVQHRKNTFGLVAPIWEQARVCAVHLAGLGHRRYVQSATSTRLKVTGIDLFSAGDFIGGEGTEDLVLRDPRRGIYKRLVVRGNRLLGVVLYGDVKDGNWYFELIQSGADIGAIRQRLVFGRAFCEAA, from the coding sequence GAAAACCGTGGACGAGATCATGCTCCATACGCCGGAGTGGTACGCGCGGCACGGCATCACGCTGTACGCCGGCGATCCCGCCGTCAACGTGGACCGCGCGCGGCGGGTGGTGATTTCGCAGAGCGGCCGCGAGGTCGCCTACGACCGGCTGCTGCTGGCCACCGGCTCGAAACCTTTTGTCATCCCCGTGCCGGGTCATACCCTGCCGGGTGTGATCGCCTTCCGCGACATCCAGGACGTGGATGCCATGCTGGAGGCCGCGCGCAGCCACCGCAAGGCGGTGGTGATCGGTGGCGGCCTGCTGGGGCTGGAGGCGGCCAACGGCCTGCTGCGCCAGGGCATGGACGTTACCGTCGTGCACCTGCTGGACAGCCTGATGGAGCGCCAGCTCGACAAGCCGGCCGCGGCCCTGCTCAAGGCCTCCCTGGAGCGGCGCGGGCTGAACTTCCTGATGCAGGCCCAGACCGCCGAGATCGTCGGCGGCAATGTGGATGCCCCAGGCTCCAACGAGGGCGCGCCGCGCGTAGTCGCGGTCCGTTTCAGGGACGGCAGCCAGATCCCGGCGGACCTGGTGGTGATGGCGGTCGGCATCAAGCCGAACATCGAGCTGGCACAGCGCATCGGCCTGCATTGCGAGCGCGGCGTCGTGGTCGACGATACGCTGCAGACCTACGATCCCTGCATCTATGCCGTCGGCGAGTGCGTGCAGCACCGCAAGAACACCTTCGGCCTGGTGGCGCCGATCTGGGAACAGGCGCGCGTCTGCGCCGTGCACCTCGCCGGTCTCGGGCACCGGCGCTATGTCCAGTCCGCCACCTCCACCCGGCTCAAGGTGACCGGAATCGACCTGTTCTCGGCCGGCGATTTCATAGGGGGAGAGGGAACCGAAGACCTGGTGTTGCGCGACCCGCGGCGCGGCATCTACAAGCGTCTGGTCGTGCGCGGCAACCGCCTGCTCGGTGTGGTGCTGTATGGCGACGTCAAGGACGGTAACTGGTACTTCGAGCTGATCCAGAGCGGCGCTGACATCGGCGCCATCCGCCAGCGACTGGTTTTCGGCCGCGCCTTCTGCGAGGCCGCATGA